The DNA segment TGGGCATTGATAGAATTTGTATTAACATATTCTAGACATTTCTGGACATTGGAGTATGCAAACCTGATGAGGTAGAGCCCTGTCTGAGAATCACATTTCAATGAAATGACCACAAATCTGCAGCAGGATTTTTATATGACTACAAGTTCTGGCTGATCTGGCTGGAGAACATATAATGAAGCTGCCATGTATTCTGTCCCTGATCCATACTTAAAGGCAACATGCCTCTTACACAATGCAGAGTAGGAGGAACCAGGTGGTCGAGAGGGGCCCCTGCTCTAATGGTCAGTATTACTTATGCTGATGTCATTCATCACATTTGTGGCTAAATGTGTGAATTATCAGTTAACTTGCTGACTTCCCAGTTTAGATAAAGGAAAGACTGATGCTACATGTTCCGATTCTGACAGCTATGTCAAATGTTAAGATAAGCAGCTTGACGCCTCAAGTGCCGCTGATTCTTGACCAGATTGCTTGAATAGCTTGCCTTCCATCAGTTAACACTTCATGCTGATAAAATGCACATTGGTTTagcagtttttttatttgtgtaatttaaaatattctttaaaaacattatcaaaACATCATTGCCAAAATGTCAAGCAAAGAGGAAGCTGAACATGAGAAAAACATCTCCTCACATCTTtaaccagtggttcccagccCAGAGAGAGGTCCCTTTCTATGTTTGTCACATTACATTAATCAGGCTAAACAGCTGGCTGGAGTCTTTGGAAATGGGGGATTGATTTGTAGGTCTTGTGTTCTCTGTTTTTCAATTCAAGTAAACAAGTTGACATAAACATCTATTATTTGGTGGATGGATCTTGAATAAGAAAGCTTTTAGTTTGTAATGATATGTATTAGAAAAAATTAATTCCACAGCAAATCTTGCAGAGAATTAAATAAGAAGTCTGCCCTCACCCTTATGTCTTCAAGGAAAATATGAagcttagtttagcacaaaAACGGGCAACAGCTATCCTCAAATCCAAAAGTAAAAAACCATGGTTTACTTACATTTGGACAGAGTTCAGCTGTTTTCCCATGTttacagtctttgtgctaagcagTAAATTAGTCACCAACACATCCACAAACTGTCTGTGTctcaatgtaatgtaatttcccatttctctgtgtcaaatgcacaaatacaacatgtaaacttttcacttttgatggagcTTGGCTAGGTGTGTAGTCACTGAGCATGTCGTAGACAACATCAGATACAGCACCACTTTgactttcctcttcctttttttcccctcataaGCTGAAGTTCATATCTAGGTAGGCAGTGGTATTTCTCATCAAAAGGCACATACAGTCAGTGCACTACAGGCAAACCTAAAACCCCAAATAAATAGTTTAACTAATCAGTTGAAAATGTAACCACAATCATGACCTTAgatgaataaaagcaaaaaagcaatAGTATCTCTCTCCATCAGTCTGAAAGTTACTGAAAGAATAACCTCTACAATCTTTgtcttaaaaatataaaatgacaaattagtTGAGAACTAATTCATTTTCATAAGAAGACTCCCAACTCTCCCACCAAAAAATAGTGAGCTAATTATTGTCAGTCCAGTACAGTCAGTCTCCTCCTGGAGAACAACGGTCAGTGAGGTTATGTCACAGCTGTATTCTGACTAATCACTGGTTGCTTCTATATTCACACACTAATCTGCTTACCTCAGGTTTTTTCCCTCCAACTGCATCTCTCTACTGCCTGAACAgtacacaaaataataatcttGCTGTACTGATCTTTACTATGATGAACATTTGAACTAAACCTGTGGTCACAGAAATTGCCATAATTCAGTTAGTCTGACTTTTACATGTGACAGCTCAGAACCTAATTAACAGCACTATGGTTATTTCATGGACAGGCAGCCACAGGCCTGCTCATAGTGGTAGATGTGCCTGTGACTGCTCCTGCAGGCCTGTATTTAGATGTGGGAGAGGCCGAGGggagctgctgcttttctctgtctctgttgcagAGCCCTCCTTCCTGTTGTCCTCATCAGCTTTCCGTTTCTCTGCCTTGGTCTTAAACCTCAGCCCATGACCTGTCAATCACAGGCAATAAAGATCATATTCAGTATTGATTAGTGAGCTGCAAGAAATGTCTTTAAATTACTTAATCCTAACAACTGTCCATCCCAGAGAGTATTAATTAACAATGATATGAAACTGAGAAACAGCAAATGTACACATCTGACAAGCTGGAACCATCAAATGTTAGGTACATTTAATTGTTATTAATACTATTAATAAATGTGACTCATTGAATCCATCTACAGTGGTGGATAAAGTTTttggacacccttaaaattttacacaatctctaatattattatgaaatatttggggaaaaatcttttttgtgtttcaaaaggtgtggctgcattagacagtttatttgtttattgtttacaagaaaaactaacaaaactaaattcttgacagtttcaatatgtcagctCTCAACATTGtcggtatcaaagtcaacaaataacagagaatgtgttcaaaactgaacaaaaaataaataaaccatcacatcatcaaattcatatttagtagccattagcacacagtagagctctaatcctggctggcatgttccccacgagcctttcacactgttgaggggtaatcttgtcccattcttcttgaattactgcttttaaatCTTCTGAATTCTTTGGTTTacactttgaaacagaccttttgataatccaccacagattttcaatggggctcatgtccggggattgagctggccactctaagacctggatacagtgctcctgcagccaagttctcctggccctggatgtgtggtgaggggcattatcttgttgaaacatacagttttgacctcgatggaacagtgcacgtgcagaagggagcatgtgggtttttagaatggcacaatactgcagagttcaatgtgccatcacagacagtgagatgaccaacaccagcagcactaatgcatccccaaaccatgatactgcctccaccatgacagtaggtactgtacatgctggagataaagcttggcctggccttctgcgtaccttcacattatcaggaggataaagctggaaactggactcatctgaccacagaatcttcttccagttcctggctgtctagttcttgtgtgcttgggcccaacgatGCCGGGCtatcctctgtctctcattgatcaggggcttcttgacagccttgtaggaccttaagccatgatctagAAGTCGGCCATGTACAGTgcaggtggaacactggacatcagtttggtttgaccactgctgctgaagctcttGTGATGTCATTCggtggttttccctgcacatgcggatcaggatgtggtcatttcttgctgaagaaacgcccagatcttggtttgtcttccaagctgttggttcgtctgtatttctctgcagagtgtatccaactgctgaaggactgcatctgcacttcctggctatctggcagcagctgtacccttcctgaATCTctatcttcaggtgtgtttcctgcgtttggttccttgttttagccatttttgtctctgaagaactttcagatgtgctggctttatatagacatgaaGCACAGCAACAAGAATgatgtcttttaataaaaagcacgaccttcattagtggatcactggtaccaaaatgacccaatactcaacATTTCTCATGTATatttatggaaccaatcaattttaagtgtttaatgttttttttaaggatgTGTTTAGTATGTTGGCTGTGgctgtactaaaagaaattgcacttgaagaaCTAAGAGTGActcttaatgcaatatttcacaaatgcatggggtgtccaaactttttccaccactgtatgaATAGTCATCGTATTGTAAATTCTGAGATTATGCATGTAACAATAGTTGTGAGAATACACTGATTTGCCTTTTTTCAAGACTTTCACATAAAACTTGGCTAACATTTGGttggaaaaaagttttactCTCAAAGACAAATCTTATCAGAtatattaacaaaaacagcatacacacaacacacaacatatgcacaattttctgacactgttatctctgtgtgtatgtatgtatgtgtgtgtgtgtgtgtgtactgactTGGACAGTCTGCCACCTCCTTGTAGGCCTTTTTCTTACAGCAGCCTCTACACAGGTTGAAGACACACTTATTTCCCTgcacagcaaaataaaacaatgtcaaGTGTTAGTGTGGACAATTGCACTAGAAGGCTCTTGTGAAAATACTTTATGCAGTACATAGAGAATTTCATGTAGGTTCCTTTACAAAGGGAGTATTTCATGAAAATCCCTTAGATATTTATATTTACCATTTTACAAACATTCTATTTTTATAACAAACTTCATCATTACAACAAATCTTTCACACTTGATATTTCCTTGGGCTAGTGGAGATCTGTGATACATACAGTGACAACTGACTGATATATGTACATCAGCACTCAACTCTATTTGGGCTCCTCTGTCACCATGAATCAactgaaacacatacacacacagtgtttaaacTGACTGCTTACCTTTGGGTTCCCACACTGTTCACATTTGATGTATTTGGCtatggagagaagagagactgtCAGACTTTGTATTTCAAATTAGGAACTCAGCAATCTGAGCAGAAAGTGATGGGTTAGACTCACGTTTCTGCTCGGGGCAGAAGTTCTTGTTGGGGTTGCGGGATCTCTTCTTCTGCTTGTTTTTGGAAAGTGTGTCAGGAGATCCATCAGAGTCCTCCAGGGCTCTCTTCTGACACACAGTTTTCTTCACCTCTGAACCCTGGCTGTTACCGTTGGCAACTGGCTCCTTTGGCCTGTAAGGTGTAGTCAGTCGTCAGTTAGtcaaaaagcttttcttttcttctgtcaggATAGAACCTCTTTTGATTGGAGGTGTGCTGATGTATGACTTTATGAAACTATCTCAAtgaaaagatatatatatatatatatatatatatagaccAATAAAAACAGTGTGGTGACTCACACTGGTCTGACGTATGGCTGACAGATCCAGTGGGGGAAGGGCAggctgtcctctctctcttccacatCCTTTCCTTTGGCTATTTCCTcctttgcaaacacacatgaagtTATTGGTATGGAAAACCATCCTCAGCAATCAACCTTCGTCCAGTATTCCAGTCTGCTTGGATAAGTCTCACTAAACAGCTCTGTCACGTTGACAAGTTGGATCGAAAAGATTTTAGTCAACATTGGCCATCGTTAGAAGTCTCAGGCATGTTTAACAAGTATGGGACCCAATTTATATGCCATGTGGTGGGCAGCCTGAAGCCATCATCCAAGACCCTATACAGGCAGCTTGGGAAAAGTAAGTAGCACCCATTAAGCAAGATCTCTTCAGGAGACTCTTAATGGACTGCTATGAAGTGCATGACGAGGCTCAAGTGGCTAACATGGGTAGCCAAGCTGACACTAGTGCCACCAAGCTCCTCTACTGGATTATAATTATCTACCTTACTTTCAAGTGACCAGTGCTCCATATACCAACCTAAAGGATTGCACATAGTCTAAAACAGGTAGGCAGATAGAGCAAGCTACAGGCTAACCAGATAAAAGCATACAATTTTATCTATCATGACACAAGTGTCAAAATatagtacaacaacaacaataaaatctaGGCCTAACTGACAACTgaatatatttaacaaacaaagGATTGTGATTTCATGATTGTGATATCTACTCAGCTAACAGTGTTGTCAACGTGGCCAGAGAAGGGAGAGGGTGGATTAGGAGCACAAAGACCACTCCACTCACTTATTTGTCTGGACCACTAGCCTTAGTGACCATGGTCAGTGGAGAGTTACCTGGCAGCGCAGCCTCAGCTTTTTGCTGACATCAGCCAAACCTTCGAGGTTCTTTGCCTTGGCTAACTCCTCCCTCAGGTCCTGGTGGATCTGTAgcctaaacaaacaaacaaacacacacacacctgcaactCAGTATATAGAAGCCTTGCAGCCATGGGTCAGGTATAAAGTGCATTCAGATAGTGCTCTGGCCCTTTCATTCTTTTCACACTGATTTGTGATATCAATCCTAATATTTTTTCCAGGAcattcaccccccccccaaaaaaaatctctctcacaTGCAGAGTGTAGTGGACAGACATACGTGTGGTGCCAGAGCTTGAAGAGGTGGGCTCGTACATAGGACAGAGTGCAGGGAGGATACTGCTTCACCACCTCTAGATACTCCTCAGCCATCTCCCACACTGGGGGGCTACGGCCCTCAAATATTGCTGGGTTATGGAGGTTCCCCtctaaaaataatataaaaaagaacATAGGCAGTAGTTTCAAAACAATGCATAACCTTTACAGTAATGTAAATTATAAATCATCTATTGACACCAATGAATTAGGAGAGAATGTGTGTAATGAAAAAACTCACAAAATGAGACACTACACAAGCATCCCTAACCTGCACTCATAACTCCCTGAACCCCTGTCTCCTGAATGCAGCGCTCCACGTCACTCAGGTGCTGAATGTTGCCATTAGCAAACACTGGAATATTAACTGCCTTCCTGTGgcaaaaccacagaaaacaatTCATGAAAATGATTTGTATCAGGAAAATCAGGGGAAAAGTCCAGAGCTATAagtcatttgattttattttaatattggaCAGTGGTGCGTTAATTTGTTGAACAGACCATTGGAAAACTGCACACATGTTCAGATTAACTCACCGTACTGCCTTGATGTGCTCCCAGCTAGCAATACCAGTCATGGCTCCTTTCTGGTCTTTGGTTCTGCCATGCACTGTAAGCAGCTGGGAAagaaacaggagggaaaaaaaacaaatttaggGACTTTTAAGACATTTATAATTCTTCCTAAATGTGACAACAAAGAATTGGGGGTGGGCAATCTGACAATTTTGTACCTAGTAATACTAAGCTATGTTCACAAACCAAGACAACGATTACCTACAAGATGGCAGTGCTGATAGGCGTACAACCCAATTCCTCTGTATCTCAAGGtctcaaaaataaacagttatCACTAACAACAATTAACAACAACTACTAACATTTTTACATCTTAAGTCCTGAGTAaaatttgtgttatttattgacTACTGATTAGAactttgtttaatgtttaaaataaattttaactTAGGTTTTAATGACCGCTTGACAACTGTGTCTTTAatgtatcactgtgttttaaatggtgcaaacaaataaatctaGATGTTATCGACATTTCAAAATTGGAAAGACAAAATTTGTGTTAAAATTGCCCACCCTTACAAAAAATACCAGAGTGAAAATAACTGATAAAagtaacagcaacaacagtgacATCAGTTACTTAAACTAAAAATAGcactacaaagaaaaaaaaaagaaaatgaaagaaaaaaaatggagggagGATGTGTTATGGGAGAACAGGGTTGAGGGTGCAGAATGAGCTGCACTGACTTGAGTGGATGGGTGGTGGATTAAATTTATCACTGTGATCATACCTGACATCCAGCTTTTTCCAGCATCTGGGCATAGCAGACTGTCTTTTCAATCTCCTTGAACACACGGATCTTACATGTGATGGGCACCGAGAGCTTTTCATTGGCTAACCTGACTGTAAAATAAGAATGACATTTTAGTTTGAGATGAGAAAACTGTGGTGATTTATAAGTAGTGTTAATTTTGACACCTGATTTTCATTTAGTTCTAGTCTTTGTCTTGACAAAAATTAGTTGTAGTAaaatttcagtcttttttgttagttttaaaCTAGTCTTAGgcaacaaaatgaaagacattTTGGTCTCCTTTTCTTCACTGATACGTTagtctgcatgtctttggaatttgtcttattttgtcaCCATTTCTTGTGCAATTCTCAGTATAGTGTAGATGAATTTAGTCAATATATCAGATTCTTCCACGAGTAGGTAACGTCAGACAACATTACTGACAGAGACATAACTCTGGAGGGTGTTTCTAAGTAATGGTAGCACAACAGGTCAAGAGATAATTTTGGTTGCGGAGGAAAACAGTTTGGCTAATCAGCAGCTACAGTCTAGACTTTGCAATAAAACATCtacttttcattctttcacattttcagttagtttttattcattgatgAAAAATTTCATACTTGTTATCATAGTTCTAACTTTCAAAGGTtagttttcatttagttttaacCTCATTTTCAAATTGTAAGGTTTTAGATGAATAAACTACTGAGGTTTCTGTTGTGCTGATATGTTTACTGAACCCAGAGATGACTAGACTTACTCATTTTTTCTAACAGCTCCCATTCATCTTGTAAGAAGACTCCATAGTGCCCTTAGAAATAAGCATCAGAACAGGTTAGTTGTCCACTAGTTAAGACCACTGGATAAGAATTAGAGGGTTATTTTCTGTAGAAACCATGTGTACCTCTTTTAGCTATCATCTGCGGACAGCCCAGGTTGAGATCGATGGCATCGCAGTAGTCCTGGGCCAGCAGAGCTGCCTCAAGGAACACCTCTGGATCATTGGCACAAAACTGACACCCAGGGAATGGAACACTGTGATTTACATCTAACATTACATGAGGAACAATATTAATGCAAGTGTGTGTAACTTCACATAAGCCTTGTTACAACTCTGAAAAACATGCTGTGGGATTTCCACCAGCACTTAAATCTGCCATCATTAACAATCTGTAAAAGACTTTGCTGGTGTAGATCCTCACCTGTGTGATGAGAGGTCTGTCCTCTTCACAAACCTCATTGTAGAGGTTTTCTCTTCTGTAGTTGGCGTCACGGACAAATACCTGAGCGTGCAGCATGGGGGTGTAACAGAGCTGAGCACCATGTCGTCGGCTCAGCAGACGCCAGGCCAGCTCACTCTGGTCCACCATGGGTGCCACCACAAAGCGTGCCGCTTTCAGGGTGTTATTCCAGAAGTCAAAGCCTTGGAGCTTAGCCATCACAGTTGATTTCACCACTCAAGAGACCACAAGACCTCATTAAAGACCCTGCAAAAAAACATGGTTTCCTACTTGGCATCACAACAAACACTggacagaatttaaaaaagtacaCAATGAAATAGAGTATGAAAGATACTTGTCTTGCTTTGTTGTAGCACACAGTAGTTCCACCATAGTCTACGGAGAATCTCTGGGACTAAATTTCAGAAACTTCATCTCAAGTGTGGTGCTTCAGTTCCCTCTCCAACCCTTACACATTCCCCAGCAAATGATTTTCGGGGGAACATTCTGCGAACGCTGTAGGACGCGAGACCGTTCCCTTAAGATTACTTGTTAGCTAGGGTTTTCTATCGAGTCTAgccatttctttattttgatgGGGCATGGATAGCCTACATGGCATATGTGATACAATCCTACGACATACTATTATTAGTATTTAAGTTTGTTAGTTTCAAAGCAGCAGTAGCATATGGCTACCAGTTTAATGAGGAGTAACATTTTCAACTGAGCAAATTTTACTTGTTTGTGTACAGACATGTCATGGACGTCGACGACTAAAAGCAGACTTCTAAAATATAACGTCGTTAAATAGTAATTAGCTGTGTACACTACATGTTGTAGAGCAGCCATATTTCACTGGTCTTTAACAGCAACAGCTCAAAATCTGTGCTGGTCTCTAACGTTTCCATGAAGATTTTTTTACTGTCTGGCTCAATAGTTATTAGCATTTAACTAGGTAGCTGTATCTGTGCTGTACTGTCAGCTAGCTAGCAAAGACCTGTAGCACGTGAGGTACCGCTGCTGTTCACAACTGTAACGAGTTCGACAGAAAATGTATCACAGCTATGTTTCTCTGGTAGCATTATGCATTGCTCTGGTCATGAGCTAATTCTAACTATTAATATatacttagattttttttgtttcacctGTAATAGAGTGAGATTTGGAGAGTGTGGCCGAATCCAAATGTGCTGCCTTCACCACACTCACTGACTTAAAGGACTCGTTCCCCGGAAGCCCGTAAGTGCTGAAGGCTGACCAAATCTACAATTTACCAGGTCCACAAGGGGCCTCAGGATGCAGACTTCTGCAGACTTCTGCAGACTTCACTCGTCAATTTACCCATAATCCTTGGTGATATCTTCttcttcaccaccaccaccaccacccttcctttcttcttcttcttcttcttcttcaattCAATGGCGGGTCACGAACCAATGTGTGCCAGCGTGTGCATACCGCCACCTAGTGTACCTGCGTAACATGAGTGCGTAACATCATGGCCTTCAGTATTTCAGGTTATcaaaaaccaaccaaccaaccaaacaaacaaacaaacaaacaaacaaacaaacaaaacaaaacaaaacaaaacaaaacaacatccCTTCGTTTTTTAGCCATTCCTAAAATCCCTTGCTTTTTCCATTGCATTTTCAGGaacataacaaaaacacatttaaataaagagtTGGATTTATTCCGGTATGTCCACGTCTTAGCCTTGGAAAAAATCAAGTATTCGCCTTAATTGGTTTCCATATAATTATATTTTGCCTTCCTTAGTGACTGAAGAAGGTGATTTCTCTTATTGTATTTCCTATAATAAACTAATGCATGTTGACTATTTCTCAATGACTACAATGTGTGCATTTTCCAGTTAGGTGTCTGCCTATTTTATATCATATATGGTTGAGTCCTGAATGaccttttccttcctccctttgTTTGCTACGCCATCCTCCCACCacagacatgtttttgtataAACAATTGCATAAATGTCTTCTGGTTTCATTGTCCTCTTAATACTCTTTGCCACACTTCTTGTTCATAGTCCTTACACTAAGCTTTGCTTAATGGGACTTATAGGTCTACATGCTTAATTCAGAATGTTTTTTGGACAGAATACTCACCTGCTCATTTTCCTccacacaaacatcagcaggAACCCAAAGGAAATGTGTCAATACACCATTATCTTCAATGCTGCACATCATAAGGAATATTTAACTGAACCTCTGTCCCCTATCCACTGCAGGGCCACTAATACTGCCAGTAGCTCTCTGGTATATCCTAACAAATGCTCTGCTATCTGTTTTGTAATATATGACTCACTCACGATATATTGTATACTGCTCCTATACAGCTTGTATTAGGGTCCTTGGACACTAACTATGAAAAATGCTTAGCAAAATAGTTTTGTGCTATGTACCATCCTGGAAGTTGCTCTGACATGTCCTTCAACTCCTGCTGTATGTTGAGGGCAAAATTTGGCAAAGGCTTGTACTATAATTGGTGTAATCCTAGGCATTATGTCTTTGCAAAActtgtgacatttttctcattatttcacTAACAGTCTGTTAAAACACTTTTGGCAGGAGGTATCACATTATCCCTGGATGGTAACCTGGTATGCCAGCATTAGCTTCAAGGCATTTTTTCCATTCACACCTGCACTGCTGATATTGGAGATGTTTTGAATGATCCACTACAGATTCTCAGGGCCATGTAAGCTACACATCCATAGTCAGAGACAGATGTCACTGTATGCCTGGTATGTATTTTGTAGAGATGGTGTGCTTGCTCTCTATTCCTGTCCTGACAAACACTTTCCATATTAGAGCTAAAATGACCTCCTCATTGCTCTGTCCTTTCTTTCCTGACATATGATTTGAAACACTGGCTTAGTTTTAGCTCTACATTGTTAGCTACAAGACCTTACATAGACAGGTGTGTGGTTTTCCAAATCAAGTCCAATCAGCTGAATTTACCCCAGGTGGATTCCACCTGAAACACCTCAAACACgatgaagagaaatgggagaaaGCTGAGCTATATTCGAAGCATTATAGCAAAGGGTCTGCACACTTGTGCTATTCCAGTTctc comes from the Lates calcarifer isolate ASB-BC8 unplaced genomic scaffold, TLL_Latcal_v3 _unitig_536_quiver_1314, whole genome shotgun sequence genome and includes:
- the LOC108874387 gene encoding tRNA-dihydrouridine(16/17) synthase [NAD(P)(+)]-like encodes the protein MAKLQGFDFWNNTLKAARFVVAPMVDQSELAWRLLSRRHGAQLCYTPMLHAQVFVRDANYRRENLYNEVCEEDRPLITQFCANDPEVFLEAALLAQDYCDAIDLNLGCPQMIAKRGHYGVFLQDEWELLEKMIRLANEKLSVPITCKIRVFKEIEKTVCYAQMLEKAGCQLLTVHGRTKDQKGAMTGIASWEHIKAVRKAVNIPVFANGNIQHLSDVERCIQETGVQGVMSAEGNLHNPAIFEGRSPPVWEMAEEYLEVVKQYPPCTLSYVRAHLFKLWHHTLQIHQDLREELAKAKNLEGLADVSKKLRLRCQEEIAKGKDVEEREDSLPFPHWICQPYVRPVPKEPVANGNSQGSEVKKTVCQKRALEDSDGSPDTLSKNKQKKRSRNPNKNFCPEQKPKYIKCEQCGNPKGNKCVFNLCRGCCKKKAYKEVADCPSHGLRFKTKAEKRKADEDNRKEGSATETEKSSSSPRPLPHLNTGLQEQSQAHLPL